From Excalfactoria chinensis isolate bCotChi1 chromosome 14, bCotChi1.hap2, whole genome shotgun sequence:
GGAAAGTATTCATCTCAAAACAGCTTTGGTGAAGTCTCCTTACCGGATGAGCCACCAGCCATTGTCGGATCTCCTGACCACCTCCACCACCACGCCTTTGTTCAGAGAGAGCTCATCTGCTTTCTGCGACTCATAGGCCCGCATGACAAAGTACAGACTGCCtggggggagaagggaaggccACAGTTGTCTTACAGAGGGAAAGTTGGGCAAGAATTCTGCCTAACTGTGCAGCCCCAGGCCTAGGGAGACTTCAGAGCATGATGGGTGAGCAAGGTGTGATCCTGAAACTAGAGTTGCTGCCTCAGGACAGAAGCATACTCACCTTCCTCCTCTGAGCTCCCAACATTCTGGATGTCCTTGTGAACGTTGATCTGTTCCAGGTATGAGGCTGGGAACCAGGCTATCTGCTTGTCTGCATTTTCCACAAGCCACCACCCTGcagcaaaaaacagaacaaagtttGTAAAgccagcagaaagaagagagatgaTCAATTACATCCCAGTGTAGGGACACAGGCAGGAGCTGTAGGCAGATGTTCCACAgatcagcacagtgctggcactTTGGCAGAGTTCTATCTAGACCAGAGTGCACCATGCAGGTGTGTTAGGCTCTGCGAAGCATGAAAAGCTTTAGGAGTAAGGTTCTAGGTCTCAGCTCAGACTTGTGCTAGAAATCTTTCAGCATCCATCCCTGAAACGGAAGGATCTTAATCAAACCTACCAGTCATGTCCTTCAGTAACACTTCAACAACATCCTCCTTAGCGACTTTGAAAGTCTTGTTCTTTGTGTCTTTGGTTTCAAAGGTTTCAATGCAGCGGTAGCTCTCAGACACCTGAGGGTACGTAATGGAGaacggctgctgctgctgctgcacctctttcttcttttcccctccaatTTCTGATGGCATGATTacaacactgaaaagcaaagtttGATGTTGGTTTACTGAAAGCTCCCCTGGAAGGCTGTCAAGTAGTAAATACAGTACAGTAAAGTACAGTAAAGTTGTGGTTATTCAGTAGACTAAGAGAGGTTTAGGTATCAAAACAGTAGCaaagctctgctcttctgctccaaAACGTAACTGGCATTTCCTCTTATCTGTATTCTAcaacatttctcttttatgCAGAGATTTGCAAACAAAAAAGTACAAATGGAGTTTCCCACCTGTCTTCAGGAAAGCAGGGATCGAGGTCTTGGGTTTGTGCCTTGAAAAACTGAATCACATCTTCACCCTGGGAGATTTTAGCATCCACTTTCAGCAGTTCCTGTGAGTAAGTTTCCAGCAGTTTCAGTCTCTCCAGGGACCTGTTTATCTTCCCactcttcttctgtttcccattTATATCTTTAAAGTAACAAGAGCAAAGTTGATCCAAGACTATAGCATACCTGGACCAGAGCAGCGTCTTCTGCCTGAGCATGGCAGTGCCCTGCTTATTGCACCCATACCCAAAGCAGACACAGCTGCCTCTGCCTCCTTGTTTCAAATAGCTCCTGATAAAATCTTTGCATACCAAAGTTTATCATAGTTCACGTATAAATGTTACTAAGAGCTCTGAACCAACAGAAGTGTAATACTCATCTAATAAGTGCGTTTATACCCCAAACCAGGTGTTTCTGTGCTATTTTATGTCAATGACGGCCAGTGACTAAAGTCTATGTCATCCACAACAGCTGTTCCCAATTGCTGTCTTGTGTCTGTTGGTCCCTCAGTGTGTTCTCCTCCTTACCTTTAAACCTGGGTATAGTGCGGTCAGATCTCCTGAGCGATCCGCTCTCAATGGGgaattttctcttcagttctttctagaagtgaaacaaagcagtgaatAGAGATGCTGggctccttcctccctccccaagATGTGGATGTTATTTTCAGGGAGATATTTACTTACATGGAATCTCTTAAATTCTTCAAGTGTCCGGTAGATAAGAATGTTGTTTTGATCTGACCAGGACACGAACATCATGTActtctggaaaaacagaagagaaatagaaTTCATCCTTATCACGATGGTCAATATTGGGTGTTTTAAAGCAACGAATGTTTGACAGGATCTGTGATTTAGTTTTTGCTTTGGGCTGCCAGACGGTCGCAATAAGAGATGAAATTAAAAACGAAACCTatcacattattttcttaattttaggGTCCCAAATGAGCattaaaatacaggaaaaaaagaagtctgaaacAGCAGAGTTCAGGATAACCATTTTCTTAATGAGACGGACAGTTATAAACAGGTCTAAGGGACCCATGTCCTAGATAATAACACTTTAATAACACTGAAGGATATTGAGCGTGCATACTGctgaaataactaaaaatagGTAAtgtttaaggagaaaaaaaaagccaacacgTTAAGTTAAAAtaccttctgctttctgcactgcattAAGCCCACAGCCTTCACATCCACTGGGAACCGGCTCATCTTCCCACACTGCCTGTCCTGCAGCTGGAGGCTAAGCAGGGCACGGCCTCCTGCAGCTTAAATACACTGGGCTGGAGGGAGGGCACTGGCATTCAGGGCCACACTCCTTCCCTGCTTCCTCCTCCGCCCAGCAGCTTGAGGAAAAACTCCATCGTTTTGCAATTATCACATGCCTTTTCCCTGCTCCCCTGTCTTTAATGTGCAAATACTGAGCACAGATGGTGGGGCATAGTTCATGGAGCTGGAGAAAAGCGCCTTATCTTATCGCATCCTTTGGAGAACGCTGCCAGTAAATGGCCCGTCCCTGCTGCCAGGTCAGTTTGTCATCCCTAAGGTCATCATTTCTGGGTTTATATCATCCCTGGGTTTCTGTTGTCACTGGCTTCATCATCCCCTGGTGTTAGCagagctctctgggcagcagcagcttctgttcTCACACTGCATTTCCTTCAACGGATGCATTTATGGCTCTGCTGTACCAACACCTTTATGGGAGCCACCTGTGGCCATAACAGCTTGGGCTGCAATCACAGCATTCCCCTGAGCTGATCACAGACGTGGTTGCAAAGCACAAATCAGACAGGATTCCATGTGCATGCCAGCTGCTACAGATCTCTCTTCTTCACTAACTATTCTTACCTGTTTAGTAAAAGGAGCCTTGATAGCCCTATTCACATTCATGGGCTCTCAGAAAGAAATGGGAGGTGTTGATGCTCATTGCCACAGCAAAAGATGAATGAGTCCTAGGGGCATACAGGAAGAAATCCCAAAGATTTACATGTGTAAATATGCACCTGAGGCACCCTGAAGTCCTGCCTCAGGCCTGAGAATCCACCTGCACTCAATGTGATGGATGGAGAGGTGGAGAAACCCCTCCCAGGAGAGCCCCAGGGTCATGGCTCAGCCGTGGCAGCCAGCAGCGCAGCCTGCCTGGTGGGAAAAGCCCAGCAAGGAGATGGATTTGCTTCACTGCAGGAATGCAGCTCCTTGCTGCCCTCAGGCACTGCCTGATTGGTAATTACAGCCCTGGATGGCCGTCCTCTCCCTGACCTGTGGCTGTGGCATATCTCAGGTTATGGCTTGGTCTAGGGGCATCTGTGTGATCTGGCCGCTTGCCCTGCCTGCTCTCCCTTCTTTGATGAAGCCTTGAATCATTATCATTATTGGAGCCCAAATGGAGAGGCTCAGCCCTgccttccctttcattttccaaTTACGCTGGGCTTCTTAAATCCCTCAGCAACAGGTGCAGAGGACCTTTCatctatcaaaaaaaaaaaaaacaaccaaaaacaaaaccacaatcAAACGACAGAATCTCATTGGGAAGCCAGACAAAATGACTTCTGGGCAGCTGGAAAATACACTTATTAGGGCTTTGGTTTCATGAAAACACGTGAGGCTGCCCATGTCCTGCAAAGTGGCGGCTGCTGAGGGTAAAGGAGGTGTGTTGGTGGAGTCTGATCTATTGCTGCTGGACCCCTGCTCTCCTTTGTTAAGGAAAAGTTGTACAACAAGCACCTCGGTCCCATGCAGGCATCTGGTGGGAAAACCCCTTCCGTGCCTTCTCCGGGCACTCCCTGGTTGACAGGGTGACACGGGTACTGCTGTACAAGGCAGACTTGCTGCACCAAGGTCAGATTGCCCATCTCTGCTTGCAGCTGGTCCAGCAAAGTCACATGCTGTTAAACCTGGCTGGCTTTTGTGGCAAGAGATGGAGATTTTTGCATCCAGTGGGATTGCTCTTTTGGCTGTTAGCATTTGCAAGCCAGCAATAGAGGTggcagctcttccagcagcacaaCTGTGCTTTGAGATGGAGCCATGCGTGCTGGTGCCATTGTGTGGCCAACACCAAGCAGAACACGCCGTGTTGGTTTTCTGTCCCAGAGCAAACACGAAGCACAATGCATTTCCAAAACTGTAAAGGTTTAAAACTGTTTACCCTAAATGGGAGAAGCCAGAGACAATCAAAGTCTTCAGAAAGTCTGAACTCTCTGAACACGCACCAGACCACTAAAGGAAGTTTAGATACCTTTCCATTCTGTGCCTGTAAATACTGTGATTGCCAGTAAAGCAAGAAGAGAAGGTAGTGGCCTTGTTTTTGACAGCTCCAAAAGCTTTGCTACATAGAAAGCATAATCCAGTGCCACAACAGAAGGGTGAGACTACATGGAGTCTTGCGACCATCTGGGGCTGGAGATCCACCACTCTGCATGGAGAGCTGATGTTCTGAGATAGACTGCTTGGCGACAGGGATCTCAAAGCAAAGCGTGAGCAAAACTTGCACCCATGGTACTGCTCCTAGAGCACCCTCGAACCACCCCAAAGCTATTGCAGGTCAGTGCCATGCCTGCAGAGATAGATGGAGAATGAACCAGAAGAATTTACTAACTCTGTGTGGGCTCATTTGGGCACAAATCTCCTCATCAGTAAGTTGTACCTACTGAATGGCTCCTGCTACTTCTATATCATCCTGCCCAGAATCTGTGCCTACAGGTGTGTAACTATTAACTGCAGTCAGGAGTGACTGCCGGGAAGGTTAGCATTCAACTCCAAGTATCGGGTGCTGTCATTGCGTCATCAGTCTATATTTACACAGCTTCTGAGAtacagcaattaattttttctCTGATGGTTTTACGGAGTACAAAAGAGATCATCAAATAGCAGGTAACGCATAGCAGGGGACTGTCCAGCTTTGAGAGGGCAGAGTGCAAATACAGATCCTACATCCACAAGAGCCACAACTCGAGccttgcagcagctgcttccaaAGCCCAACAAGCAGTGATCGTCTCAGATATACacaagcatgaaaataaaagaagaccTGTATTACAAACACCCTCTTCCACATACAGGATTAGGTCTGAGCTGCTCGTGGCTGCAAATGCATGAGACCCGAACTTATGCATTTATCTTTTTATGGCCCACACAGGAGGAACTGCTGCACCCAGTGATTCCCTGCAAAGTCACTagggaaaggcagagaggaaaagtcCTCAGAGCACACATAAGATCCTACAGCTGCGAGACAGAGAGAGCAAAAGGAAGGTGCTGTGCCATGGGCAAGGCAGAGGGGGGCCTTTGCTGAGAGTGATGCTGGTATGAGAGCTCAGACTTCTCCCCCATCACCTTCAGGATCAAAACCTGCCCTTCGTTGTTCTTGAAGGTCACCTGTGATAGCATGTAACCTATCAGCACCTCTAATGAAAAGGCCAGCTGCTAAAAGCTGATTTTTAAGAGTACAAAGAGGTTTTAGACTTCCATTAAATAGAGAAACAGACACTgattaaaggggaaaaaaaaatcaaacaccaGAGTTGACAATAATACCCTTCACGTCATAAGCAGTGAGAAGTCCAACATTCACAAAGTCTGGAATGAGAGATTTTACAGTACTTTATCCAGAAGGAGGTATTTGATTTCCTCCTAATTCCTGCAGCTGCTACACAGAATGAGGCATTTTTCAGTGTGCAGCTGAATCCAGTTCAGGACACAGTTATCTCAAGGGCTGAACTTCACCAGTGGCTCAGTCCCTCATGGAAGATTTCCTTAATGAAAATCAGTGAGGGACTAAGCAGGAAGAGCTGTGATAATGACCTTGTGTGTGTAACAGCTGGAGCCCGATGCAGAGGGGCTGTGGGACCTCTCTGTCCAGGTGATGAATTCACAGTCTGCCCAGCActaaaaatgcattctgcaaTACCTAGCAGTGGAGTTTTCATTTGGATCACAGCAAATTGCCCGCAGTGCAGGCTGATCTCCTGCCATGGGCACCCCCACTGTTATCCCCATGCTCTGGGGTCTAGACCGGTCCCATGTTACTGGCAGCACAATCCCAGACCCAGCTGGTAAAAAACATTGCATCATGACAACCCCCAGACCTCACAGCCACCAGCTGAGGGTGAAAGTACAGAGCAGATCTGTTGGTTTTCCCTTAAATGCCCTCTGAACACAGCCACCAAGGGCAGGGGAGAAAGCTGTCTTCCTCAACTGATATGCTCACAACCCATAAAATACTAAAAGGACATTTACAAAGCACCTGTTGCAACCATTTCATAGCTCCTTTGTAGAAGTTGTGTGTTTTCCTAAGGTTACGCAAAGGGCAAAAATGTGTTTCAAGAATAAAACTTCCAGGAAGGATAAAGATGAAACTTAAGCCCATGGCTTAAATTTCCTAGCATTATTTCctagaacaaagaaacaagaggTGTTTGGTGAATGTTTTTTTACGGTAAGAGCACAGTGTGTATTTGCTGagccccactgctgggcaggatggAACCTCAGGAACCCTGTGGGGAACATCCTCAGGAGCACAACCCAATGGAAACCAAGCAAGGATCAGCCAgtgcagaaatactgttttcacgCAGGCAAAATCTATTCTTGCTTCTCACTAAGAGTGGTAAAATCTGGTCACAGACAAAACCATTGTATTCCTTGTAGATTAGTCAGAGAGATGCTCATCATTCTGTTACCCTTTCCTCATTCCCCATCACCAAGTAGAATATGCAAAGTGCTTTACTTATCTCTCTGGAGTTTCCTTCAGCACTGGGAGTCCAAGTTAAAAACTCAtctttatttcagaatgaaCAACCGCACCGTTTTGTTTCTATTCCCTTTCGTGAAGCAGGGAAAGCAGTGCTTAATCCTCACTAAACAATGTAGTGAAGAGAGAAGAGTCTAATGGAAACCAAACTGTTGATGATGTTAATCCCTAATGAGTCAATACGCTTTCATTGTAATTGTTATACGAGGAaaatctcttcctcctccacctgtTAAGATTTACTGCTGTCCATTTGCTTTGGCCTACTTCTGGAGATAGGAACTGTGCAAAAGTCAGGGAGATCTGCAGAAGGGTGAGGAAGAAGATAGAACCCCCAGGAGCACTGGTCCCATTCAGAGCACTGCTGAACAGATCTCAGTATCCCAGGACACATGTGGTCAGGGTCTGATGTCCGTGGCAGTGAGGTGTGAGGCACAGCAGTGAGCTCCTTCCTGCTAACAGGAGACAGGTTCGTGTCTTGTGAGACTCTGCAAGTGAGGTGTTTCTTGTGTACAAACAAAGATGttcaatatatatatgaatCATATGCCTAGAAATATACAttgtgtttttcagctgctATTTCCTAGTTCACTGTGAGTTCTCAGCAAACTGCGTGACTAATTCTCAGTGTTGTCTTTCTAATTAGTTGGACCTGAGGCTCACATTCTCACCTGTGCACAGGTGTCAACTTCCTGGCAGGGCAACAGTTATATTCAACTGTAAGAATCTATGCAACCATCTCAAAAACACAGTGATAGTCCTGAGAGGTATAGGGTAAGTCCTGAGAGGCATAGGGATGCCCTGGGATGTTGTGGGGTCTCCTCCCTGGAGATGTCCAGTCCCACCTGGATGTGATGCTGGGCATCTGCTCTGAAGCAGGATGAGACCAAAGAGACCCAGAGATGCCTTCAGCCTCATCCAGTCTGGGATTCTGTGAAAATTCTCTCAAGCACTTAAAATACATTCATGAAAAGTCAGTGATGTTTAGGCTCCCAAGTGAAGTAAAAAGCCTCTGCAAGTATTATTCCTTATTCTCAGCTCAAAATCTAGTAACAGACAAGTACATGCCAGCAGGCAGCCTGGACTATTACCTTTTGATATCGTTTGCATCCTAGAAAGTGGGCCATAAGGGCAGTAGCAAGAGCTGTGTCCTCTGTCTGTTAGTTGCATCAGTTACCTGTGAAACTTAGCAGGTTTTCTGCCAACATAACCATACCCAAATGCACATGCACCCTGTTGCAGCTGGGGGCCCAACTGCAGTGAGAAGAGCTGCTTGGCCTTCCTCAGAGTCCCCCTTCCTCAGGTTCTCCCCtcctgccttgctgctgctctcagcccccACTCCTGTGTGGGAGTTGGAGGTGCTGGTCAGAGGGTGAGCAACAGAATGCGTGCCTGGCctcacacacagctcagctcctgctaCCGCCCcacttctgcttccttccccGTGTGCTCACTATCACCTGCCAGCTACTGAGCCAGTTTAGTGAATGCCAAGATAAGAGCAGAACATCAAACAGCAGTCTTCCActcagaaacacaaacacacccTTTACTTTTTCTCCAGCACAGAGTTTACCAGCGCTTCCTGGTAATTAGTGTCATTACCCCTATTCCCCTATTCCAGTCACTGAGAGACTGTACAGAAGATGTGCTTATCCAGTAGACTTTGGTGAGCCTTGTCTTCCAGATACAATCACATCAAGCAAGATATGGGTGTGTTGTTAGCAGAGCCTGCTGCAGGTTATCGCATGCCTGGACTGAGGCTGAGGAAGCCTCACCTGGGCAGTATCAGGGTGCTTCATCCCCACTGCAGGAGGTGGTCAGTCTGCACTTAGATTCAGTCAGAGACAGGAAAGTGGATTTCCTCACTGTGATTTGTAGAGGAGTATTGCaacatttctgctcttcttgctCTCTCTGACCAGAAAAGGGGCAAAGGGAGCAACACTGAGCACAGATAGCATCTTAGGCGACAGCTTTCTTTGCGTTTATGAACTATTTGCTTTCAAACAAGAATCCATCTTGCTTGTATTTTAACTGATTAAATAAACGGAAACACTAACAAGAAAGCACACCGGCCGTTAACAGCCAATCAAGGACACTGC
This genomic window contains:
- the NOXO1 gene encoding NADPH oxidase organizer 1, with product MSRFPVDVKAVGLMQCRKQKKYMMFVSWSDQNNILIYRTLEEFKRFHKELKRKFPIESGSLRRSDRTIPRFKDINGKQKKSGKINRSLERLKLLETYSQELLKVDAKISQGEDVIQFFKAQTQDLDPCFPEDSVVIMPSEIGGEKKKEVQQQQQPFSITYPQVSESYRCIETFETKDTKNKTFKVAKEDVVEVLLKDMTGWWLVENADKQIAWFPASYLEQINVHKDIQNVGSSEEEGSLYFVMRAYESQKADELSLNKGVVVEVVRRSDNGWWLIRYNGRTGYMPSMCLQAYKNPHHRLQTIMSSGLHISTPNICSSFPTPQPQRNSTARDCTSGDGNDEDGSSRSRSQSLPRVISTPDLESDSSSLSSGSEPRSVLSWKPDLSRSLPEVEQAASPILGHTSAKHSSKSPRLTYKDRNDSGFVEPSATDLSSLTDTEVPTGAPKVPTRPSAHEILQRCSTVTKRALQQSAAACPPLQALPPLPSAH